Proteins co-encoded in one Roseiconus lacunae genomic window:
- the trpD gene encoding anthranilate phosphoribosyltransferase — translation MNSPGTATPDSAPFEQAIEQARQGEDLTADQTGALIDTMLRGEADDEQIGQLLLQLREKGEAVSEIVGAARAMRRHMTKIPHSHSILLDTCGTGGSESGSFNISTGVAIVTAACGIPVAKHGNRKATSVTGSADVLEELGVPIESDAETVAKKLDQVGLCFCFAVKLHPAMKHVVGVRRKLGVKTLFNLLGPLCNPAGATHQLLGTSHPDAQGKIAQAIAHLSTTRSFVVHAADGQDEVSLDRYTEVIEVKGEAVASQTRWTPKDFGLLPAGVEALAASGPAESAAMIRAILDGEPGPRRDTVVAGTAAALLLTEKVATLAEGVRVAQTAIDGGAAREKLRELANS, via the coding sequence ATGAATTCGCCCGGAACCGCTACGCCTGATTCCGCACCCTTCGAGCAGGCCATCGAGCAGGCCCGGCAAGGGGAGGACTTGACGGCGGATCAAACCGGAGCCCTGATAGATACCATGCTGCGTGGCGAAGCCGATGACGAGCAAATCGGTCAATTGTTGCTGCAATTGCGTGAAAAGGGCGAGGCGGTCTCGGAAATTGTCGGTGCCGCCAGGGCGATGCGGCGCCATATGACGAAGATCCCCCATTCACATTCAATTTTGTTGGATACCTGCGGAACCGGTGGCAGCGAAAGCGGGTCGTTCAATATCAGTACCGGCGTGGCGATCGTTACGGCAGCCTGTGGTATTCCGGTCGCTAAACACGGCAACCGGAAAGCAACCAGTGTGACCGGATCGGCAGATGTCCTAGAAGAGCTAGGCGTCCCGATCGAATCGGACGCCGAAACCGTGGCAAAGAAGTTGGATCAGGTGGGGTTGTGTTTTTGTTTTGCCGTAAAATTGCATCCGGCGATGAAACACGTCGTCGGCGTCCGGCGGAAGTTAGGTGTCAAGACACTTTTCAATCTACTCGGCCCCCTTTGCAATCCTGCCGGTGCCACCCACCAATTGCTAGGGACCAGCCACCCTGATGCCCAAGGTAAAATCGCCCAGGCGATTGCCCATCTGTCGACGACCCGATCCTTCGTCGTTCATGCCGCCGATGGGCAAGACGAAGTCTCATTGGACCGTTACACTGAGGTGATCGAGGTCAAAGGCGAAGCAGTCGCAAGCCAAACCCGCTGGACGCCAAAAGATTTCGGCTTGTTACCCGCTGGCGTCGAAGCGCTGGCTGCGTCTGGCCCCGCAGAAAGTGCCGCGATGATCCGAGCCATCCTTGACGGAGAACCCGGCCCGCGACGCGACACCGTGGTCGCGGGCACCGCCGCAGCATTGTTACTGACCGAAAAGGTTGCCACGCTCGCAGAGGGCGTTAGGGTCGCACAAACTGCCATCGATGGTGGTGCGGCTCGCGAAAAACTTCGCGAGTTGGCGAATTCCTGA
- the mqnE gene encoding aminofutalosine synthase MqnE — translation MIQVDYAARLREIRDKVEAEERLSMDDGIFLYDPVVPLQEIGMLANYVRERKNGNVGFYNINTHLNPTNVCVYRCRFCAFRSDLRDPKGYVMNDEQILQRGQEATENGCTEMHIVGGLHHKMPYSWYRGIIELLHENYPKIHLKAWTAVEINWFEFQTKKTKQWVLEDQRKAGLGSMPGGGAEIFHPEVRDQLCEHKANTHEWLKVHQTAHEIGLRTNCTMLYGHVEKAYHRVDHLIRLRDLQDRTGGFQVFIPLAFHPDNTKLSDLKKPSALMDLRTVAISRLMLDNVQHIKAYWIMLGIETAQTALAYGADDIDGTVRHELIYHDAGATTPQCLSVDDIRQLIIEAGRDPVERDTVYNRVHREPHDFTQWTTEQAPSETCSSH, via the coding sequence ATGATTCAAGTCGACTATGCCGCCCGTCTGCGCGAGATCCGAGACAAGGTCGAAGCGGAAGAACGTCTTTCGATGGACGATGGGATTTTCCTCTATGACCCAGTCGTCCCGTTGCAGGAAATCGGAATGCTTGCGAACTATGTTCGCGAGCGAAAAAACGGCAACGTGGGTTTCTACAATATCAACACCCATTTGAACCCGACGAACGTTTGCGTTTACCGGTGCCGATTCTGTGCCTTCCGAAGCGATTTGCGTGACCCGAAAGGGTACGTGATGAACGACGAACAGATTTTGCAGCGTGGGCAGGAAGCGACCGAAAATGGCTGCACCGAAATGCATATTGTCGGTGGTTTGCATCACAAGATGCCTTACTCTTGGTATCGAGGGATCATCGAACTGCTGCACGAGAACTATCCGAAAATTCATCTCAAGGCATGGACTGCCGTTGAGATCAATTGGTTTGAATTTCAAACCAAAAAGACAAAGCAGTGGGTGCTTGAAGATCAGCGCAAAGCCGGTTTAGGCAGCATGCCCGGTGGCGGGGCGGAGATTTTTCACCCCGAGGTTCGCGACCAATTGTGTGAGCACAAGGCCAACACTCATGAGTGGCTGAAGGTCCATCAAACGGCTCATGAGATCGGGCTGCGTACGAACTGTACGATGCTGTACGGGCACGTCGAAAAAGCATACCACCGAGTCGATCATTTGATTCGTCTTCGCGATTTGCAAGATCGTACCGGAGGCTTCCAGGTCTTCATTCCGCTCGCATTCCACCCGGACAACACGAAGCTATCCGATCTGAAAAAGCCATCAGCACTGATGGACTTGAGAACGGTCGCGATCAGCCGATTGATGCTCGACAACGTGCAGCACATCAAAGCGTACTGGATCATGTTGGGCATCGAGACCGCACAAACGGCGCTCGCTTATGGTGCCGATGACATTGACGGAACCGTTCGTCATGAGTTGATCTATCACGATGCCGGCGCGACGACTCCGCAATGCTTAAGTGTTGACGATATCCGTCAATTAATCATCGAAGCGGGACGGGACCCGGTCGAACGTGACACGGTCTACAACCGCGTTCATCGCGAGCCTCACGATTTTACTCAGTGGACGACCGAGCAAGCGCCGAGCGAGACCTGCTCGTCACATTAG
- a CDS encoding nucleoside hydrolase, whose protein sequence is MTRKIIIDSDPGIDDAVALTMALFDPRLEVLAITATAGTVTAEQATANVGAIISALDPPRYPRVGKASPPEDAAVIDDRFLNGKSGLGNFEVSANARQHLPPSEKVMAELLRANPGEVTIVCLGPLTNLGRLCQRDPSVLQLADKVVISGGAYRNAGNASPVAEFNLHFDPIAAADVFASPTTKSLVPLDVTERISFGVDLLEALPAKYTRAGNLLSQTVPHAFRMSHQRLGRELLPLMDATTIAAVLEPELFDWTEMAGKVETQGVLTCGMTVFDRRLRPEWQTNMEVALKADVEGVKGLILRSLKYAGQHT, encoded by the coding sequence ATGACCAGAAAAATCATCATCGATTCCGATCCCGGCATTGACGACGCGGTCGCGTTGACGATGGCGTTGTTCGATCCACGATTGGAAGTCCTTGCGATCACGGCAACTGCCGGAACCGTCACCGCCGAACAAGCGACCGCCAATGTCGGTGCGATCATTTCGGCCCTCGACCCACCGCGATACCCGCGAGTCGGTAAGGCATCGCCTCCCGAAGACGCGGCCGTCATCGACGATCGCTTTCTGAACGGCAAAAGTGGCCTCGGCAACTTTGAGGTCTCCGCCAATGCTCGGCAACACCTCCCGCCGAGTGAAAAAGTGATGGCAGAGCTGCTGCGTGCGAACCCAGGCGAAGTCACCATCGTCTGTCTCGGCCCATTGACCAACCTCGGGCGTCTTTGCCAACGCGACCCATCGGTCTTGCAATTGGCCGACAAGGTCGTCATCAGTGGCGGTGCATACCGGAACGCCGGAAATGCTAGCCCGGTCGCCGAGTTCAATCTGCACTTCGATCCGATCGCCGCCGCCGATGTTTTCGCCTCGCCGACGACAAAGTCGCTAGTACCGCTGGATGTGACCGAACGGATCTCTTTTGGTGTCGATTTGCTAGAAGCGTTGCCGGCGAAGTACACCCGTGCCGGCAACCTGCTTTCGCAAACGGTGCCGCACGCGTTTCGCATGTCTCACCAACGCTTAGGACGAGAGTTGCTACCGCTAATGGATGCGACCACGATCGCAGCCGTGCTCGAACCGGAATTATTCGACTGGACCGAGATGGCTGGCAAAGTCGAAACCCAAGGCGTGCTGACTTGTGGAATGACCGTGTTCGACCGACGCCTGCGCCCGGAATGGCAAACCAACATGGAAGTCGCACTAAAGGCTGATGTCGAAGGCGTCAAAGGGCTGATCCTGCGAAGCCTTAAGTACGCCGGCCAACACACTTAA
- a CDS encoding right-handed parallel beta-helix repeat-containing protein, producing the protein MKAFLVAAVVSLSLSEDSSATTFYVRTSGDDANSGRTAALAFRTISKACDEANVGDTIYVGAGTYLESCPIRSKYSTSAVAALTVHADLDGEHTGDAGNVVVRPSDKRWAFDIDRCGRVIISGFVIDPTASTDRYGFRIRQSDLVTLEGCAIRRCRYGIYSHSTQLVIHHCSVLENRQGIRLVDSPEVVIRGSTLTNNRYSVVAKTIDRLTVEQTQFIDRDATTKVRGLHAVDAGLILNGCQFSQTNIGIYGTRIRSAEITGCQFMQSDSHAVYLAGSGMHVSECNFHQNHRSITLDAPKETPVLTNLKITESRIGIVARSNDYEFQDVRIEDCRIGIHQRKENRLLSIDTKEKVTLHNNEYAIYANTIGATHDALLRVSGVDLRGNDRAILAYNSAAEIENCLFAGSTYAVAVLRSDRMLIEDSIFEGNPNAANQCRFAIRSDAQDVRIKQCSIGHCRIGTLLDTPQSERAIIRDSVFHDIEFTAIYLRDGIFNLRGSDRVTIKRCRRGIFAQRTTWSASDLAFDDSVDYPFMDYDGSCHIDRVTSSGSQVGVYASRSKSLSVAETVISGCERHGLVAVECHDVRFSNVSARQNQNGFYVRNSTGGHVAIEQCEAEQNRRYGFLFAGISPQATKRNVARGNVYGLLVQDDHLTIDDGSVWQITGNRYGIIHRRGRAHLRHLQLPNNHVGFYAIDSDVDAEQLAITSGYYGLVVHANETVSVRDSVIRGSQRGIYVATRKQSCDINLESCVVDQCKGHAVYLRDAAAVGLRAEIDQLRVNQTQRGVTLVNCETRLSRSQLMNVAGTALYQVGGILQMRGCSIGSVAQGWGVLAKGERSVLDRISIRDAKRGIALQSQASSIRNTTVANCDYGIYVHAPDSFNDLEFLTVANAKTVGLYRREGSLRVTNCIFQASRLGIYNTSGAGRLTHHHNLIDAGRPLVGTEAGENERFESPVFVDAAAGNLQLGAGSPAINAGTESKTLVDFEGNERPSFEGFEMGAHEYMFPDGSIKIMQWDELAGG; encoded by the coding sequence GTGAAAGCTTTCCTGGTGGCTGCTGTGGTTTCGCTATCGCTCTCAGAAGATTCGAGTGCCACCACATTCTACGTTCGTACGAGTGGCGACGATGCGAACAGCGGCCGCACCGCGGCGCTGGCCTTCCGTACGATTTCCAAGGCATGCGATGAAGCCAACGTCGGTGATACGATCTACGTCGGTGCCGGGACGTATCTGGAAAGCTGCCCCATTCGATCCAAATACTCGACATCTGCAGTCGCTGCGTTGACTGTCCACGCTGATCTGGACGGCGAGCACACCGGGGATGCAGGGAACGTAGTCGTTCGTCCTAGCGACAAACGCTGGGCATTCGACATCGATCGCTGCGGCCGTGTGATCATTTCTGGATTCGTCATTGACCCGACCGCATCCACGGATCGCTACGGTTTTCGGATTCGTCAGTCTGATTTAGTCACACTTGAGGGGTGTGCCATCCGGCGATGTCGCTACGGCATCTACTCGCACAGTACGCAGCTAGTGATTCACCACTGCAGCGTGCTGGAAAATCGGCAAGGCATCCGATTAGTGGACTCCCCGGAAGTCGTGATCCGTGGTAGCACGCTAACCAATAACCGCTATTCAGTCGTGGCGAAAACCATCGATAGGCTAACAGTCGAACAGACTCAGTTCATCGATCGCGATGCGACAACCAAAGTCCGTGGACTTCATGCGGTCGATGCCGGCCTAATCCTCAACGGGTGTCAATTTAGTCAGACCAATATCGGTATCTACGGAACTCGAATTCGCTCGGCCGAGATCACCGGATGTCAATTCATGCAATCTGATTCACATGCCGTCTACTTGGCCGGTAGCGGGATGCACGTCAGCGAGTGTAATTTCCATCAAAACCATCGATCGATCACACTTGATGCGCCTAAAGAAACTCCAGTCCTTACCAATTTGAAAATCACCGAATCTCGGATCGGAATCGTCGCCCGATCGAATGATTACGAATTTCAAGATGTGCGAATTGAGGACTGTCGAATAGGAATTCACCAACGGAAAGAAAATCGTTTACTGAGCATCGACACGAAGGAAAAGGTCACTCTTCACAACAATGAATACGCGATCTACGCCAACACCATCGGTGCTACCCATGATGCGTTGCTTCGCGTAAGTGGTGTTGATCTACGGGGAAATGACCGCGCGATACTCGCGTACAACAGTGCCGCTGAAATTGAAAACTGTTTGTTTGCAGGATCGACCTACGCGGTAGCCGTTCTACGATCCGATCGAATGCTAATCGAAGACTCGATTTTTGAAGGCAACCCAAATGCCGCGAATCAATGTCGCTTCGCAATCCGATCCGATGCCCAAGATGTACGAATCAAGCAGTGTTCGATCGGACATTGCCGGATCGGCACCCTTTTGGATACCCCACAATCTGAGCGGGCAATCATCCGCGACTCTGTTTTCCATGACATTGAGTTCACAGCAATCTACCTCCGTGATGGCATCTTTAATCTACGGGGAAGCGATCGCGTCACAATCAAGCGATGCAGACGCGGAATCTTCGCTCAGCGAACCACGTGGTCGGCGAGCGATCTCGCATTTGACGACTCGGTTGACTATCCCTTCATGGACTATGATGGCTCATGCCACATTGATCGCGTGACGTCATCTGGTAGCCAGGTTGGCGTCTATGCTTCACGTTCAAAATCGTTGTCTGTTGCGGAAACTGTGATTAGCGGATGCGAGCGTCACGGGCTGGTCGCCGTCGAATGCCATGATGTTCGCTTCAGCAACGTATCCGCTCGGCAAAATCAAAATGGCTTCTACGTGCGGAACAGCACCGGCGGTCACGTGGCGATTGAACAATGCGAGGCCGAACAAAACCGCCGCTACGGATTTCTGTTCGCTGGAATCTCTCCCCAGGCGACGAAGCGAAATGTTGCACGTGGGAATGTTTATGGTCTGTTGGTCCAGGACGACCATCTTACGATCGATGATGGTTCGGTGTGGCAAATCACGGGTAACCGATACGGGATCATACATCGTCGTGGTCGGGCCCACTTGCGCCATCTACAGTTGCCAAACAACCACGTGGGATTCTATGCCATTGATAGTGACGTCGATGCCGAACAACTCGCGATCACATCTGGTTACTACGGATTAGTCGTCCACGCCAACGAAACGGTATCGGTTCGTGATAGCGTTATTCGAGGATCCCAGCGTGGGATCTACGTCGCGACACGCAAGCAATCCTGCGATATTAACCTTGAATCTTGTGTCGTTGACCAATGCAAAGGGCATGCGGTCTATCTGCGTGACGCAGCAGCGGTCGGTTTGCGAGCCGAAATAGACCAGCTTCGGGTGAATCAGACCCAACGAGGCGTCACACTCGTTAACTGCGAAACCCGGCTTAGCCGATCGCAGTTAATGAACGTCGCCGGGACCGCCCTCTATCAAGTCGGTGGAATACTGCAGATGCGCGGTTGCTCGATCGGGTCAGTCGCGCAAGGGTGGGGCGTGCTAGCGAAAGGCGAACGCTCCGTACTTGACCGCATTAGCATTCGTGACGCCAAGCGAGGAATTGCCCTCCAATCGCAAGCGAGTTCGATCCGCAACACCACCGTAGCGAATTGCGACTATGGGATCTATGTTCATGCCCCCGACTCATTCAATGACCTTGAGTTCTTGACGGTCGCAAACGCGAAGACCGTCGGACTGTATCGTCGCGAGGGATCATTGCGAGTGACAAATTGCATTTTCCAAGCCTCTCGACTTGGAATCTACAACACTTCTGGCGCGGGTCGATTGACACATCATCACAACCTTATCGACGCTGGGCGACCGTTGGTCGGTACAGAAGCTGGCGAAAACGAACGATTCGAGTCTCCCGTGTTTGTTGACGCTGCCGCCGGAAACCTTCAGCTCGGCGCCGGGTCACCAGCAATCAATGCAGGAACAGAATCAAAGACGCTGGTCGATTTCGAAGGCAACGAGCGTCCCAGTTTTGAAGGATTTGAAATGGGCGCTCACGAATACATGTTCCCCGATGGGTCAATCAAAATCATGCAGTGGGACGAACTCGCGGGAGGTTGA